One segment of Panicum virgatum strain AP13 chromosome 1K, P.virgatum_v5, whole genome shotgun sequence DNA contains the following:
- the LOC120696462 gene encoding transcription factor GTE4-like isoform X2 has translation MASDAPGDGAGGEEPAPAAPAVRRWPEEIKVYSRKYPSKNPKPPEPAPSPAPSPSPAPSPTPAPAPSPSPSPSPAPAPAPAPAPSPAPDPNPNPLSETLSSIRRSIRRGEAGGSAARPDPVAAASTLAPEPPGKRAAASGEPSSGHGQDGGGVVPNGHGDDRAAEKAQKARKRRARSELRRRLAGELDQVRVLSRRLKEAAETLAQQEAAAPPPAPLPLVVVPQQQVVDVGYVPQQFLAGDMGTPMSAQLAGGVAPIRSLLPRRPLTVSVGHNEAFEKEKRTPKANQLYQNSEFLLAKDRIPPSDLHGRKKSKHHKKKHRSQESRGADFDAERRLYSHAFKKSSSLLSRLMKHKFAWVFNKPVDPAALGLHDYFAIIKHPMDLGTIRERLSQGQYRNPKEFADDVRLTFHNAMTYNPKGQDVHFMAEQLLGIFEAQWPEIEAEVNYLASCPPLPKKFPPPPIDLRFLERSDSMRRHMALDSSRPISHTPTYSRTPSMKKPRAKDPNKRDMTIDEKRKLSENLQNLPPEKLDAVVQVIKNKNLSVRQHDDEIEVEIDSMDAETLWELDRFVANYKKNLSKQKRKAERAMIAKQDAELRAQQSVQLPQQPQPTQVTQEPNVGEKSPKQIEKDTMAGKQLATSAPEQNDENRQNASSSSSSSGSSSDSGSSSSDSDSDSSSSDGSDAGNSS, from the exons ATGGCGTCGGACGctcccggcgacggcgccggcggggaggagccg gcgccggccGCTCCGGCCGTGCGGCGCTGGCCCGAGGAGATCAAGGTCTACTCCCGCAAGTACCCCAGCAAAAACCCTAAACCTCCCGAACCAGCTCCCTCCCCCGCCCCATCCCCATCCCCAGctccctcccccacccccgccCCAGCTccatccccctccccctccccctcccccgcccccgcacccgcacccgccccagctccctcccccgcccccgaccctaaccctaaccccctTTCCGAAACCCTATCCTCGATTCGCCGCTCCATCCGCCGCGGGGAGGCCGGGGGCTCTGCGGCGCGGCCCGATCCGGTCGCGGCTGCCTCGACCCTCGCCCCGGAGCCGCCCGGGAagcgcgccgccgcttccgggGAGCCCTCGTCGGGGCACggccaggacggcggcggcgtcgttccCAACGGCCACGGCGACGACCGGGCTGCTGAGAAGGCCCAGAAGGCGCGGAAGCGCAGGGCGAGgagcgagctgcggcggcggctggcggggGAGCTCGACCAGGTGCGCGTGCTCTCCAGGCGCCTCAAGGAGGCTGCCGAGACCCTGGCGCAGCAGGAGGCTGCTGCTCCCCCGCCCGCGCCTTTGCCCCTGGTGGTGGTGCCACAGCAGCAGGTGGTGGATGTGGGGTACGTGCCGCAGCAGTTCTTAGCTGGTGATATGGGGACGCCCATGTCCGCGCAGCTCGCTGGTGGTGTTGCACCTATCCGCTCGCTGCTCCCGCGCAGGCCGCTAACTGTTTCGGTTGGTCATAATGAAGCCTTTGAAAAGGAGAAACGGACGCCAAAGGCCAATCAATTGTACCAAAACTCTGAGTTTTTGCTTGCTAAGGATAGGATCCCGCCCTCAGATTTGCACGGGCGCAAGAAGTCCAAGCACCACAAGAAGAAGCACAGGTCACAGGAATCTCGTGGCGCAGACTTTGATGCTGAGCGGCGGTTATACTCTCATGCATTCAAGAAGTCCTCATCTCTTCTGAGCCGGCTAATGAAGCACAAGTTTGCGTGGGTGTTCAACAAGCCTGTCGATCCCGCTGCACTTGGTTTGCATGACTATTTTGCAATTATTAAGCACCCAATGGATCTTGGCACAATAAGGGAGCGGCTCAGCCAGGGGCAGTACAGGAACCCAAAGgagtttgctgatgatgtgcgGCTCACTTTCCATAATGCAATGACGTATAACCCCAAGGGACAGGATGTGCATTTCATGGCAGAACAGTTGTTAGGAATCTTTGAGGCACAGTGGCCTGAGATCGAGGCTGAGGTTAACTATCTTGCGTCATGTCCTCCATTGCCAAAGAAGTTTCCGCCTCCACCAATTGACTTGCGCTTCCTTGAGAGGTCGGATTCCATGAGACGCCACATGGCATTGGACTCTTCAAGGCCAATCAGCCATACTCCCACTTATAGCCGGACTCCATCGATGAAGAAACCAAGGGCAAAGGATCCAAATAAGAGGGACATGACAATAGATGAAAAGCGTAAGCTTAGCGAGAACCTCCAGAATTTGCCTCCAGAGAAGCTTGACGCTGTTGTACAAGTCATTAAGAACAAGAATCTGTCAGTTAGGCAGCATGATGATGAGATTGAGGTTGAAATTGATAGTATGGATGCTGAGACACTTTGGGAGCTTGACAGGTTTGTGGCTAACTACAAGAAGAACCTGAGCAAGCAAAAGAGAAAGGCCGAGCGTGCAATGATTGCCAAACAAGATGCAGAGTTGCGCGCACAGCAATCTGTACAACTACCGCAACAACCGCAACCA ACCCAAGTCACCCAAGAACCCAATGTTGGTGAAAAATCTCCAAAGCAAATTGAGAAAG ATACGATGGCAGGCAAGCAACTGGCAACGTCAGCGCCAGAGCAAAATGATGAGAATAGACAAAATGCGAGCAgttcaagcagttcaagcggcTCCAGCAGTGATTCAGGATCGTCTTCCAGTG ATTCAGACAGTGATAGCTCCTCTTCAGATGGATCTGATGCTGGCAATTCTTCTTGA
- the LOC120696462 gene encoding transcription factor GTE4-like isoform X1, translating to MASDAPGDGAGGEEPAPGPAPAAGEEEAPAAPAVRRWPEEIKVYSRKYPSKNPKPPEPAPSPAPSPSPAPSPTPAPAPSPSPSPSPAPAPAPAPAPSPAPDPNPNPLSETLSSIRRSIRRGEAGGSAARPDPVAAASTLAPEPPGKRAAASGEPSSGHGQDGGGVVPNGHGDDRAAEKAQKARKRRARSELRRRLAGELDQVRVLSRRLKEAAETLAQQEAAAPPPAPLPLVVVPQQQVVDVGYVPQQFLAGDMGTPMSAQLAGGVAPIRSLLPRRPLTVSVGHNEAFEKEKRTPKANQLYQNSEFLLAKDRIPPSDLHGRKKSKHHKKKHRSQESRGADFDAERRLYSHAFKKSSSLLSRLMKHKFAWVFNKPVDPAALGLHDYFAIIKHPMDLGTIRERLSQGQYRNPKEFADDVRLTFHNAMTYNPKGQDVHFMAEQLLGIFEAQWPEIEAEVNYLASCPPLPKKFPPPPIDLRFLERSDSMRRHMALDSSRPISHTPTYSRTPSMKKPRAKDPNKRDMTIDEKRKLSENLQNLPPEKLDAVVQVIKNKNLSVRQHDDEIEVEIDSMDAETLWELDRFVANYKKNLSKQKRKAERAMIAKQDAELRAQQSVQLPQQPQPTQVTQEPNVGEKSPKQIEKDTMAGKQLATSAPEQNDENRQNASSSSSSSGSSSDSGSSSSDSDSDSSSSDGSDAGNSS from the exons ATGGCGTCGGACGctcccggcgacggcgccggcggggaggagccggcgccgggccccgccccggccgccggggaggaggaggcgccggccGCTCCGGCCGTGCGGCGCTGGCCCGAGGAGATCAAGGTCTACTCCCGCAAGTACCCCAGCAAAAACCCTAAACCTCCCGAACCAGCTCCCTCCCCCGCCCCATCCCCATCCCCAGctccctcccccacccccgccCCAGCTccatccccctccccctccccctcccccgcccccgcacccgcacccgccccagctccctcccccgcccccgaccctaaccctaaccccctTTCCGAAACCCTATCCTCGATTCGCCGCTCCATCCGCCGCGGGGAGGCCGGGGGCTCTGCGGCGCGGCCCGATCCGGTCGCGGCTGCCTCGACCCTCGCCCCGGAGCCGCCCGGGAagcgcgccgccgcttccgggGAGCCCTCGTCGGGGCACggccaggacggcggcggcgtcgttccCAACGGCCACGGCGACGACCGGGCTGCTGAGAAGGCCCAGAAGGCGCGGAAGCGCAGGGCGAGgagcgagctgcggcggcggctggcggggGAGCTCGACCAGGTGCGCGTGCTCTCCAGGCGCCTCAAGGAGGCTGCCGAGACCCTGGCGCAGCAGGAGGCTGCTGCTCCCCCGCCCGCGCCTTTGCCCCTGGTGGTGGTGCCACAGCAGCAGGTGGTGGATGTGGGGTACGTGCCGCAGCAGTTCTTAGCTGGTGATATGGGGACGCCCATGTCCGCGCAGCTCGCTGGTGGTGTTGCACCTATCCGCTCGCTGCTCCCGCGCAGGCCGCTAACTGTTTCGGTTGGTCATAATGAAGCCTTTGAAAAGGAGAAACGGACGCCAAAGGCCAATCAATTGTACCAAAACTCTGAGTTTTTGCTTGCTAAGGATAGGATCCCGCCCTCAGATTTGCACGGGCGCAAGAAGTCCAAGCACCACAAGAAGAAGCACAGGTCACAGGAATCTCGTGGCGCAGACTTTGATGCTGAGCGGCGGTTATACTCTCATGCATTCAAGAAGTCCTCATCTCTTCTGAGCCGGCTAATGAAGCACAAGTTTGCGTGGGTGTTCAACAAGCCTGTCGATCCCGCTGCACTTGGTTTGCATGACTATTTTGCAATTATTAAGCACCCAATGGATCTTGGCACAATAAGGGAGCGGCTCAGCCAGGGGCAGTACAGGAACCCAAAGgagtttgctgatgatgtgcgGCTCACTTTCCATAATGCAATGACGTATAACCCCAAGGGACAGGATGTGCATTTCATGGCAGAACAGTTGTTAGGAATCTTTGAGGCACAGTGGCCTGAGATCGAGGCTGAGGTTAACTATCTTGCGTCATGTCCTCCATTGCCAAAGAAGTTTCCGCCTCCACCAATTGACTTGCGCTTCCTTGAGAGGTCGGATTCCATGAGACGCCACATGGCATTGGACTCTTCAAGGCCAATCAGCCATACTCCCACTTATAGCCGGACTCCATCGATGAAGAAACCAAGGGCAAAGGATCCAAATAAGAGGGACATGACAATAGATGAAAAGCGTAAGCTTAGCGAGAACCTCCAGAATTTGCCTCCAGAGAAGCTTGACGCTGTTGTACAAGTCATTAAGAACAAGAATCTGTCAGTTAGGCAGCATGATGATGAGATTGAGGTTGAAATTGATAGTATGGATGCTGAGACACTTTGGGAGCTTGACAGGTTTGTGGCTAACTACAAGAAGAACCTGAGCAAGCAAAAGAGAAAGGCCGAGCGTGCAATGATTGCCAAACAAGATGCAGAGTTGCGCGCACAGCAATCTGTACAACTACCGCAACAACCGCAACCA ACCCAAGTCACCCAAGAACCCAATGTTGGTGAAAAATCTCCAAAGCAAATTGAGAAAG ATACGATGGCAGGCAAGCAACTGGCAACGTCAGCGCCAGAGCAAAATGATGAGAATAGACAAAATGCGAGCAgttcaagcagttcaagcggcTCCAGCAGTGATTCAGGATCGTCTTCCAGTG ATTCAGACAGTGATAGCTCCTCTTCAGATGGATCTGATGCTGGCAATTCTTCTTGA
- the LOC120696484 gene encoding GDSL esterase/lipase At5g45910-like, with protein MGARGAMLAVLAVVLAAASPAGVAAAAKGKYHALFNFGDSLADAGNLIQNGTPEFLATARLPYGQTYFGRATGRCSDGRLVIDHLAEEFGLPLLPPSKAKNASFAHGANFAITGATALDTPYFVAKGLGDVIWNSGALMTQIQWFRDLKPFFCNTTQECKKFFAKALFVVGEFGGNDYNAPLFAGKGIPEAYKFMPDVIQGISDGVEALIAEGAVDLIVPGVMPTGCFPVYLNMLEEPKDGYGERSGCIRRFNTFSWVHNARLKAMLEKLRAKHPNVRIIYGDYYTPVIQFMLQPEKFGFYKQVPRACCGAPSTPEKAAYNFNVTAKCGEPGATACADPTTHWSWDGIHLTEAAYRHIAKGWLYGPFADQPIVQSS; from the exons ATGGGAGCAAGGGGCGCGATGCTCGCGGTCCTGGCGGTGGTTCTTGCTGCGGCGTCGCCCGCcggggtcgcggcggcggccaaggggAAGTACCACGCGCTCTTCAACTTCGGGGACTCGCTGGCCGACGCCGGCAACCTCATCCAGAACGGCACGCCGGAGTTCCTCGCCACCGCGCGCCTGCCCTACGGCCAGACCTACTTCGGCAGGGCCACCGGCCGCTGCTCCGACGGCCGCCTCGTCATCGACCACCTCG CGGAAGAGTTCGgcctgccgctgctgccgccgtccaAGGCCAAGAACGCCAGCTTCGCGCACGGCGCTAACTTCGCCATCACCGGCGCCACCGCGCTCGACACGCCCTACTTCGTGGCCAAGGGGCTTGGCGACGTCATCTGGAACTCCGGCGCGCTCATGACCCAAATCCAGTGGTTCCGCGATCTCAAGCCCTTCTTCTGCAACACCACCCAGG AATGCAAGAAGTTCTTTGCCAAGGCGCTGTTTGTGGTCGGTGAGTTCGGTGGCAACGACTACAATGCACCCCTCTTTGCAGGGAAGGGCATTCCGGAGGCCTACAAGTTCATGCCGGATGTCATCCAGGGCATCTCCGACGGTGTTGAG GCATTGATTGCTGAGGGGGCCGTGGATCTGATTGTGCCTGGTGTCATGCCCACCGGCTGCTTCCCTGTGTACTTAAACATGCTCGAGGAGCCAAAAGATGGATATGGTGAACGCAGCGGGTGTATCCGGCGGTTCAACACATTCTCCTGGGTGCACAATGCACGTCTCAAGGCCATGCTTGAGAAGCTTCGGGCTAAGCACCCCAATGTGAGGATCATATATGGTGATTACTACACGCCGGTTATCCAGTTCATGCTTCAGCCTGAGAAGTTTG GTTTTTACAAGCAAGTGCCTAGAGCGTGTTGTGGGGCCCCATCGACTCCTGAGAAAGCCGCTTACAACTTCAATGTCACAGCCAAATGCGGTGAGCCTGGTGCGACCGCATGTGCTGATCCGACAACCCACTGGAGCTGGGATGGCATTCACTTGACGGAGGCTGCCTACCGCCATATCGCTAAAGGCTGGCTATATGGCCCTTTTGCGGACCAACCAATTGTCCAGTCATCATGA